From Malacoplasma iowae:
CATACCATATCTATTGATACCAACTGAAAAATCAGCAATTCTATATCATGGAATTGTAGTACCAAATTCAATAGCAATTAATGGTTTATTACCAATTACACTTTCTTTATAAACTTTAGTTTGTTTAATAAATAATTCAAAACTTGGCATAGAAATAATATTACATCTAATATTATGTTCTTTTTCTAAAATTTCAGCTGTCTCTAGTGCAACTGGTAACTCACTACCTGTAGCCACTAGTGAAATATCATTTACTTTATTTCCATAAAAAACATAACCACCACGTGAAGTTTTTTCTAATGGAGATTTTATTTGATTAAAAGCTAATCTTGATGTAATAATGTTAACAGGCATTTCGTCTTGTTTAAATGCAAAATCAAAAGCTGCAATCAACTCTTGTAAGTTTGCTGGTCTGAATGTTGTTGTATGTGGTATTAATCTTAAACCTCATAATTGTTCAATAGGTTGATGAGTTGGACCATCTTCACCAACTGTAATTGAATCATGACTATAAACATTAATTATAGGGTTATGAGAAATTGCAGCTAACCTAATAGCAGATCTTGCATAATCTGCAAAAGATAAAAATGTACTACTTATAGCTTTTAAACCATAGCTTGTAATTCCTGAATTAATTGCAGTCATAGCAAATTCTCTTACACCTGCATTCAAATTAACACCAAGTCTGTTTTCTGCACTATATGGTTCTAAACCATTAACTCATATTTTTGTACTTCCAGAAATATCAGCTGATATTAAAGTAAGTAAAGGATTGTATTTTGCAACTTCATTAACAATTATCCCTGATATATTTCTAGTTGCTTCTTTTTCAAAAGATAAATGGTTGAATCACTTTTTATCAAAAGTTAATTGTTTATTTTCAATTTTTCTATATTCTTCATACTTATTTTTATCAGTTGATAATTTTGCAAGTCTTTCCACAAATGCTTCATAAGCTTTTTTACCTCTTTTATGCAAACTAGCAAATTCTGTATAAGCATTTTTAGAAATTTCAAAAGGTTCATTATTATAAGATAATTTGTTTTTTAAATCATTTATTTGATCAAAATTTAAAGCAGATCCATGGGCTTTGTTAGAATCTTGGTAACAAGAACCATATCCAATGTGTGTTTTAACCTCTATAACAGTTGGCTTTTCTGTTGATTGCTTAGCAGCTTCTATAGCAGCACTAATTGCAGTATAGTCATTTCCATTATCAACTTTTATGTAAGCCAAACCTAGTGATTCAAAATATTTTTTATAATCTGTAATAGTTGAATCACTTACTTTTCCATCAAGTTGAATTCCATTTGAATCAAACAAGAAAATTAATTTATTTAATTTGTATTTTCCAGCTAATGAAAACGCTTCATATGAAATTCCTTCTTGTAAACAACCATCACCAAATAAACAATAAGTGTAATTATCTATTAACTTATATTTTTTAAAATATGTGTTTAATTTAGTTTCAGCTATAGCCATCCCAACTGCTATTGCAACCCCTTGTCCTAAAGGACCAGTTGATGTTTCAATACCATCAATTAAAATGTTTTCTGGATGTCCAGCTGTTTTTGAATTAATTTGTCTAAAATTTTTAAGATCATCCATGCTTACATTTTTATATCCAGCTAAGTGCATAGTTGCATATAATAAAGCACTACCATGTCCAGCACTTAAAACAAATCTATCTCTATTAAAAAACAAAGGGTTTTCTGGATCTACAACTAAATGATCCTTATATAAAGCATACATAATAGGTGCTGCACCTAAAACAATACCTGGGTGACCAGAATTTGCTTTTTCGATCATTTCAACACCTAAAATTCTTATAGTATCAATTGTTAGATTTGAAAATCTAGAAGGTTCTTTTTTTTCAACAACTACTTTAGTATTTGTCTTTTTTGTTTCTTTTTTAATCTCATTCATTTTCTACTCCTGAATATCTTCTATAATTTTTACAGATTTTACTTCGCTAATTTCACTTGTAAGAATTGTTTCAACACCATCTTTATAAGTCATGTCAATTAAAGCACAACCAACACAATTACCAAAAACTTTTATAGTAACTTCACCGGTTTTATCATCAAAATCAACAAAGTCTAAATCTCCTCCATCTTGGTTAATGTAAAATCTTATAGAATCGATTACATCTTTTATTTCGTCTATAATTTCACTCTTTTTTTGATTTACCATAATACTTGATTATAATATAAAAATGTAGAGGTAAATTATGAAAAATAAAAAAATTGTATTATGTGAAGTTGTTGAAATTAACAATAATTACATCAAAATTTCATATAATGATAAAATTTACCGTTGTTATTCAAACTATATATCTGATTATCCAGTTGATCTTTTTAAATATTTCACTATTGGTAATAAATATAAATTTTTATTAAAAGAAGGGATGATTTTTTCTTATAAAGATATAAGACCAAAATTATTAAAAAATAAAAAGAAACCCACTCCTACAATTAGTGGGGTTAAAAATTTAGAAAGGCATTTATTGGAAATAATAAAAAAATTAGAATAGTCCATAAATTATTTTTATTAAGTATTGTTTTGAGTGGTGGTTTAAAGCCACTTTTTTTAATTGTTCATTAAATTCATGGTAAGTGTTGTTTCAATTTAATAAATAATCTAATAATGAAATAACTTTATCTAAAGATATATATTTGTCTTCTGAAGAATCATTTCTCTTAATACTTGTATAAATTCGATTAAATTCTACACGGTAAAGTCTTGTAGTGAAATTATAAATGTGTCCGTTATGTGAAATTAAGTTTCTAATTTTTAAAAAAACATTTAGCATTTTGTCAAAATTATTAATATTAACTATAGGTATTCCAAAACTAACTAAAATTTTATTTTTAATTTCATCATCTAAAAGCCTATAAAAATTTATCGTGGTAGCAAATGTCCAAGATAATGAAAGATCCTCAATAGGAATATTAGCCAAACGTTTATATTGAATTAGAAATTCAGAAGTTGCAGCATGTTCAAAAAGCGAATAAACAAATTTTTCACTTTTTAAATCAGGACAATTTTTTATATTTGGTAAATAATTTAACAATTCATCTTCAGCGAAATTATAAATTTTAGTATCTTTTAATTTATAAAATTTAATTCAATTTTCAATTATTGTTCTTTTTAATTTTGATTCAAAAAACAATATATTTTTTAATAAAATCGACCCAACATTTTTATCAAAATTTATAAGATTAATTATTTGATTGCTATCAACAAAAGAAAAAAATCTATTGTTTTCTTCATTGATAAATATTTCACTATATTCATTTAATATATATTCAGCTGAATATATATTTAAATATTCTAAAAATTTATCTTGATCAACAATATTCAAACCATTTTCTATAAGTTTTACTAAATCTTTTTCTTTATCAATCATTATATATACCAACTTTAATTCTATCAAATAGGTGATAATAATTCATAATATAGATAAGTAAGTTAGTTTACAAAAAGAAAATATTAATTAAAATATTTTTTAAAAAATGTTCTAACATCAATATTATTTTTTAAATCAACAATATTTTTGCTACCAAAGCCAACATTGTTATTTTTAATACTAATTGAAATTAATTGCACATTTATCTTTTCTTCAAAACACATCCTTGCAATATCATCATATAAATTATTTTGGTAATAAACTTTTTCAAATACAAAAATCTTTTTGTATTTACTAATCATATTAACAACTTTTTTTCTATCAAAACAAGTAACAAAAATTGCATTAACTAAATCAGTATCATATTTATTTAAATCAATTTCATTTTTTATTTCATTAATCAAATGTCCATAAGAAATTATTAATGTTTTAGACTTTTTATTGATTTCATAAATTCAATCACCAAAATTAAAATCTGAATAGTTTTCTTTATGTTCACATTGATCTTTTGTATATCTAATAAAAAAAGGTGATTTCTTATTATCGTAAGCTAGATCAATTAATCTTGATAACACAATATTATTTGATGCATTTGCAACAATACTTTTGGGAATTGTTTTTATAAACCCAACATCATAGATTCCATGATGTGTGTTCCCATCACCATAAGAGATATCAGCTCTATCAATTAAAAAAGTAACTGGTAAATCAAGTCTTGAAATATCATGGATTATTTGATCATATGTTCTCTGCAAAAAAGTTGAATAAATAACAACAAAAGTTTTAAAACCCATTAAAGAATATCCTGATGCTTTAGTTACAGCATGTTCTTCAGCAATGCCTACATCTTCATAATTATCTTTAAATTTTAAAGACAAATCCAAAAAACCAGTTGAAAGTGTCATTGCAGGATTTATTATTTTAATTTTATTATCACACTCTAAAAGTTTTGATAATTTATTTGCAGCAACTTTGCCATATGTTGGATGTTTTTCAATTTCAATTTGATTTGAATGATATAACCCAACTAAATCATTTTCAGCTTCTTTTAACCCTAATCCTTTTATAGTTTTTAAATGTAAAACAACTGGCCCATTTTTAACTAGTTTTTTTGTTTTATTTAAAGCTTCAATAACACTTGATAAATCATTACCATTATATGGTCCAACATAATTTATTTTTAATGCATTAAAAAAAGATTTAACCAATTTGTCATCAGTATTAAACATATTATTAATAGCACCAACATTTTTTGAAATAGACATTCCATTATCATTAATAACAATAATAATTTTTGTTTGCTTACAACCAATATCATTTAGCGCTTCAAAAGATATACCACTATTTAAAACTGCATCTCCTATAACTGCAATTGTGAAATTATTTAGATTATTATTTGCGATTGCTGAAGCTAATGATAAACAAGTACCAGAATGACCAAGCGAGACAAAATCATGTTCTGATTCTAATGGTTCAAAAAAACCAGATAAACCACCACTTTTTCTAATTGTGTTGATTTTATCTCATCTATCTGTAAGCATTTTATGAACATAACATTGATGACCTGTATCATATATTATTTTATCTTTTGGCGAATTAAAACAGTATAGCAAAGCTATAGATATTTCAACAATACCAAGATTAGATGAAAGATGAATAGAATCAGTTTTTGATAATTCTATTAATGTTGTTCTAATTTGTTTTGAAATTGTTTTTAAATCATCAATACTTTTTTTGGTTATCTCATCATATTTAATAAATTTGCTCATTTTTTATTTTTTAACATTGAATAATAATTTTTCTAAAAATAAAATTAAAACTTGTTGGAAATCATTTCTTTAAAAAAGTTAATAATTCATCAAGATAATAATTTAAGTTAATGAATTTATCAACTGCGATTTGATGTTCGTTTTCATCTTGTTTTAATAGATATTTATTATTTGTTACTAAAACTCCTGAATTACTATAAAAATTAATTAAGTTGTCTTTTAAATTAACCAATTCTTTGTATGCTTTTCTAGTTGAATTCATATTGATATTGAATAAATTAATAACAAAATCTTCAGAGTCAAAATTTTGATATTGATTATATAAATCAAGCAATTGACTTTTTTGTAAATGTTGTAAATTGTAATTTATTCTTAACTTAATAAGCGATAATATCAAAAATGTTTTTAATTTTAAAGATATATTTTTTATGCAATAATTTTGCTTAGAAATAAATTTGTAAAATTGATTTAAAGTAATGCTATTTTTTTCAGCTTTTTTCAAACTCATCTCTAATAAACTCCAATAAACCTTTTATTCTTGAATAATCAACTCTTGTTGGTGACACCATAACTAATTGTGTTTGATTATCATTATTTATAACAATATCTGTTGACGCAAACAAGAGATCATTATGGCCAAATTCATCACCAAAAGTAATTGATGTTGTGTGTCCATTTTGTTCTTGCTTAAGTGCAATTTGTTCTCATATTGTTGAATTTTCCAATAATAACAAAACCTCTTCAAGTTTTTTATGATCATTGAATTCTGGCAAAGCTAAAAGACTTGATGAACCAATAATATTTTTAGTTATTTTAGATTCTTGTTTAAATTTGTCTGATTTGGAATTGAAAATTCTTTCAACAACTTCTTGCATTACAAACTCATATGATTGGACTTTGTCTCTTATAATAGTTTTTATTAACTCAAGTCTTGTATCAAGTTCTTTTAAAGGGCAATCAACTAATCTATCATTAAAAATTCTTACACAAATTGAAATATCTTTAAGAATTGATGCATTTTCTATTTTTATTAAGTTTTTGATAATGTCACCATTTGAAAGGATTAACATAATAATTGCATTACTTTCATTAATTTGAACCAAATCAACTCTTTTTAATGACAAATTTGCAGACTTATCTATTGTAACCAATGGAAGTCTTGTAACCTCTTGAATAATCCGACAGCTTTCATCAATAATAGTGTCTATAGAATTTGATCTATTAGAAAATACTTTTTTTAATCTCATTTTCAAATTATCATCTATTGCTGGTGTAGAGAATTCTCTTTCATAAAGTTTATATCCTTCACTAGATGGAACACGACCAGAAGAAGTATGGTTTTTTTCTAAAAAATTGTGGTGTTCTAAAACAGCCATTTCATTTCTTACTGTCGCAGCTGAAATATCTGGCATATATTTTTCAATAATTGTTTTACTACCAACTGGATTGGCTGTAGCTATATATTCTTGAACAATATATTTTAGAATTAGTTTTTGTCTTTCTGTCAACATAAAAAAACACCTCAATTTATATATAATATTTTACTTTAAATAATACAATTGTTTATAAAATATAGAATTATAAACTATTCTTTTTAAAATTAAAAAAATATAGCAAAACATTAATGATAAATAATTAAAAACTTTTTTAAATTAAATGAAAATTAAATTTTAACTTTCTATTTATTAGTTAAATTATAAAATCTAAATAAAAAACTCATAACTTGTAAGTTATGAGTTTATACAACAATAAAACTATTCAAACATTTCATCAAATTCATCATCATCGTCAAAATAGTCACTATCATCAACTTTTGGTTTCTTTTCTATTTCTTTTTCTACTTCTTTTTCAGTTTCTTTTTCATGTTCTTGTTTATCTTCTTTTAAATTATAAACAACGTCTCTATTTTCTACTTCAACAATTGGTTTTTGATTTTCTTCATAATATGGTTCTTCTTCATATTCTTCTTGATAATAATCATCATAATTATCATACATAGAATAATCTTGTTCATAAAAACCTTGATCATCATAATACATAGGTTCTTCTTGATAGTATTCTGTGTTGTCATAATTATCATAATAGATAGGTTCTACTGGTTGATAATATGGAACATCTATCAATTGATTAACTTCTACAATTTTTTCTACATCATGAGCCACTGGTACTTCAACCTCAACAATTTTTTGAGTTTCTCCTCCTGAAATATTTACAAGTTTTTCAACCTCAATAACCTCTGGTTCTGAACTAACCACATTAGGATTTTCTATAAATTGTGGTACTTCAACTTCAACTATTTTTTCAACAACACGAGGTTTTCTATCTTTGTATACAATTTTTTCTTGAATAGTTGGTACTGGAATTAATCTTTCAACTTCAACAAAATTAACATCTCTTTCTACTGGAATTGAATTATCAATTCTTTGATTTTTATGGTATTGATCATATGAAGTGTTTGACTTAGAATAAAGTTTTTTAAAAGTTAATTCATTTAATATTGTATTAAAAGACATTTTTTTATTAAACAATCTTATGTAGTTACTTTTTGGAAGATGGTTATTTTGAATTAAAAATTCTAGTTCAATAATTTCTTTTTTTTGTTTATCAATCATTGATAATGCAACATCATCATCACCAAGTTCATATATTAATATGTCATCTATTCTTTTAAGTTGAACTTCTAAAAAGTCAATCTCTTTTCCAATTGATGCTTTTTCATGTCTATAATTTGTTGCATTATACTCTTGGTTTAGTAAATTAATCTTTTCAAGAATATGTCTTGCTTTGTTTTTTAAGGTTTTTTTAAACTCTTCAGCATTAGTATGGTCTAATTTTTTATCTAAAAAATTTAAATCGTTGTTCATACCCATATTCTCCAAAAAATGTTTTGTTAATAAAAATATATAGAAAATATATAATTCACTATGTTTTAATTATATCTATTTAAAATATCAAAATCAATTTTTGAAAAAAAAATAAATGCTCAAATAATAAAAAAATATGATTTAATATAATTTTATAGTATTTTAATAAATATATTCTACAAATCTTTTTTAAATCATTAATTAAAGGTTTTTATTAAATAAAAAAAGCTGTTTTTTTAATAAACAGCTTCATAATTAGTTTTTCTTTGTTGGGTCGTTTTCTTTATTTGTTTCGTTTGGATTTTTTTCTTCGTTTTCCTTTTTAGGACTAGACTTAATTATATTTTTAAATAATTCTTCATAACTTAGATTATCCATATCTATACTATCAATTAACGGTTTTAAAGTTTCACTCATTTGTGAAAATCTTTCAGATCCTGTTGCAAAATTTTCTAAAACATAGTTTATAAATTCATCAACTGAAAATATATTCATTTTTTCATATGAGTCACGTTGTGATTCATATATCTTTTTTATATTTGTTCATGTCTCCAAAGAAATTTCAATTTTAATTTTTGTATCTGACATACTAAACCTCCTAAGATAGTATAGTATTATTATACACAAAATTAATAACTATAATAGTAATTTTTATCATTCTCAATGTTTAATTGCTAATTTGTTTCTTTGTTAATTTTAATTTGAATTTATCAAAAAATTTATCTAATTTAATTTCAATTGGTAATAGTATTATATTTAAATAATCTATTTCAGAATATCATCTTTTTGATCTATTGTATTTTTTATTAATATCTTTTGTAGTTATATTTTTTATATAGATAAACAAATACGCCACAATTGTTGCTAATGTAAATCAAAATATTGGAGCAGATGGGAATCCAATTGGTAACAAGTTATAAACTGAACCATATTCACTATAAGAACTATCAATGCTATTGAATCAATCGTTTTTTGATAAACCTGTTGTATTAAAACCAACTCCAAAGAAGTTTATAAAAATTGATATGTATCCAAAATAAATTAACATAAATAATATCATTGATACCATACTTCATTTAGTAAACTGTTTTGATGTTAGCAATACAAAGACTGCAAATAATAAATTAATATAATGCAATAAGAATATTAAAACATTTGGATATGTTCCAATAAATATATATTTTCAAAAGTTACCACTAATATCTTTATCTGTTGATACTACAAAAAATATTGTGATAATACTTCCAATAATAGAAAACGGACATAATATTTTGGCCATATTTTTTGTTTTATCAACTATTAAAAATATTGGTAAAACAAGTCCAATCATAGGACATAAGTCTAATAAGAAAACCCTACTTATACTATAAGAGTAATTATAATAATCATTACTTTTTCACTGACTTCAACTTAGTGGTTGATCAATTAAAACCTTAATATCACCAGATCATCTAACAACTATAAAATAAATTAATCAAATAATAGAAATAACAATAGAGAATCAATAAGAATTTATAACCCTGTATACCCTATTGTATTTTAGTGTTACAAAATAATGAAATAATATCATTGTTGTAACTGATAACACAGTTACAATACGAAGAAGTAAACCAAGTCAATTAAATCCTGAACCCATATTTACTCCTTTAGATGGTTTTTTTTATTTTATATAAAAAAATAGAAAAATCTATCTTTTTTTTCTATATTTTGCAGATAAAACTTTAAATGAGAAATAACCAAAAATTGCAACAAGGATTAATGCTAAGAATGTAGCAACTGAAATTGCAACAATATTGCCTGTACTTAAACCAGAATTGACATCAACAACAGTAAGTATTGTATAAACCATACCCAAATAATTTATAAAACCAATAAGTGATGCAATTATATAAGCAAATAAAACTGATTTTCTTTCTTTATCTTTTTTAGATAATTCATCTCTTTGTCTAATTTTATTTATTAACATTTCAATTGATGTTTTAAGTTCGCTTAGTTGATCTATTTTTTTAACTATATGTTTAATATGAAAAATTTCAAAAAAATCATCGTATCAATTCAATATTAAATTTTCTAGCGATTTAAGTTTTTCTTTGTGATAAATATCAATGTTGTGGTACAAATCATAATTAAATTCAAGTTCTATATCTTTCATCTTTCAAAGTCTACTTTGTGAGTAAATTTGAGCTCACATATAATATTCATATAAACCACTTGAGTTGTTTGCATCTAACAAACTTTTTTGAAATACTTCAGTATTATTTTTAATTAAAAGCATTGATGGTTTATTACTTAAAAAAGTTATGTAGTCATAATTTAATTCACAACAAGAATTTTCAATTTTTTCACTCAATGATTCAGATAATTTTGATAAAACAAAACTATTTTTATTCACAATATCAACTAATTGCTTATATTCAATAAAGTGTCCAGTTGAATAATCCATACCAAATAGTTCTGGTGATATAGTCAAAAGATATATCATTTTAAGATTTTTGTTTTTATCAAATAAATCATATTCACTAATTATTGGAGTTTTTGATTTTAAATAAACCTCAACAGAAAATATTGGACTTATTAAAGAATCAACCTCAAATGTTTCTTGTTCTATAAGAGTGTCTGCAATATCTTCTGCACTTTTTATATTTTTAATCGATATTATTTTATCTCTATCAAGATAAGTTGTTCTTAGGTAATTTGCTAATTCAAAAAAATCAATTTCAGAATTTTGGTTTGGATCTTCTTTTAATAAAGATGGTTTATCTAAAAGTTTTAAAATGAATTCTGGTTTTTGTGATGTAAAGTAAATTTTAAGTTCTTCATATAAACATAATGCTATTAATGAGCTTGTTAAAATTGAAAAAAATAAATCTTTTTCAATATAATTTTTTGTTTTCTCTGAAACATCATTAAAATACAAAAACTTTCTATTTACAAAATTAATTCAGTTTTGATGAAGAGATTCAATTGTTATTTGTTGAAAATCAACCTTAACTTTAGCTTTATCTGTAGGTTTAATTGATTTTTTATTTGATGGTTGGTAATTTTCTAACATGTGTAAGATGTTATTTAACGATAAAGGAAATAGTTGTTTATTAATAAAATGCTTAATTAAATTGTAAAAATATATTTTATCTACACATTCTAAAAAATCAATTCCTTCAGAATCATTAAAAACTTTATTAAAACTAAATCCACCAGATAAAAGTTTAGACTCATCATCTAGAAAAAAAGAAAGTTGTAGTTGTGATATATATGTATATAAATATGAATTAGGATTAATATCAATAGCAAAATCATATTTTCTATCTAAAGAAGTATCTCCTAAAACTTCAACATCACTTTCTGGAATAATATTTTTAATATATAATGGTTCATTAAATTTATCAGTCTCTTGAACAAAAAATAAATCACAATTTTCACTACCAGTTTTAGATGCAATTTTTTTTAAAGCAAGATTAAGCATCAATTTTATTTTGTTGTTTTTAGTTAAGTTATCAATTTCAACAAATTTTTCTAATTCATCTTCATCCATATTTTTTTGGATTTTAGGTAAAACTTTATTTACAAAAAAACGATTAGGGTGGTTTTGCAAACTAGTAAAAAATTTATCATTGATTTCATCAATGTAGAATGGTGTTAAATTTTTTATTTTTAGACCATTAAATTCTTTCTTTTGTGTTGTTACACTTTTTTTATTAGCCATACTACTACCCTCCTATCTGATTTTTTTCTTATTTTCTTTTCTATATTTTCTCTTTATATATAAAGGTTTAAAAATTGCATTCAGCAAGATTAAAAATAATATAAATACTAGCACTGTTCCAAAAGTTATTGTTCCTATATTAGCTGGGTTTTTAATCCCATCGCTTGAGTTTGTAACTGTTAAGATAGAAAAAACAACAGTTAAAAAATCAGTTATTCCAAATAATGTTGCTGTTACAAATGCAAAACCAATATTTCTTCTTTCTTTTCCTTTACCATAAATTTTATCTTCTCTATTAATTTTGTTTTTTAAATGACCAATCATTTTGTTGATATCGTTAAAATCATTAATTTTTTCAACAATTCTTTTTATTTCTGGAAGACCATAAAAATTATCATATCAATCAAAATGTAATTTATCTAATTCATAACAATAGCTTCTTAATAAATGAGGATATTTATTTTTATAAGCATCAAAATTTGCTTCTATATCATTTGTTTTTCACACAAGTGCTTGAGTGTATATTTGAGCTCACAAATAATTGTTAAATAATTTTCTATTTGCATCAATTTCGTAATTAAATTTATTTTTATTTTTAACAAGCAAAGGATTGTTATTTTTAATTATTATAGAAGTTAGAGATTTATTGTAAAAAGAAATATAATCATAATTTCATTCACATATAGTTTTATCTACAATATTACTTACTATTTTATTTCATTCATCATCAAGTTTTCATTCACCAATATTTTTAACTAGATCAGAATATCTAATGAAATTAAAATTAGTATCATTTAAACCAAATAATTCTGGATTCATGATTAATAAATAAAATATTGTTATTTCTCTATTTTTTGAAAATAAATTACTATCTTCATCTAAAAAAGGAATATCGCTATTTCTAATAATTTCATAATTTCACATTGGGACACCAAATGAACGATTTTCATCTTCATCAAACTGAATTAAAGCATTAATCGCTTCATCAGCGTCCATTATCTTTTTTCACTTTATTTTTCCTCAGTGAAAATAGTTATTTTTTAAAAGTATAGCTAATTGGTTAAAATCTTCTAAATAATCTTGTTGCAAATCTTCTTTAATTGTGATGACTCTTTTTAATAATGGGATATAAATTTCTGGTTCCGAATGTCTAAAGTATATTTTTAGTTCCTCATAAACTGCTAAAGATATCATTAAAACAATTAAAATTGAATAAAATAATTCATTGGTATATCAAGACATTTTCTCTTTACTAAAACTATTATTGTTTAAAAATTTGTCTTGAATTAATTGGCTTCATTTCATGAATAACTTATCAACATTAATATCGCTTTTAGAGTTATTGTTTATAACATCACCAAAAAGTGCCAAAATATTATTCAAAGATATATTTCTAAGCTCTTTAGAAAAAAAGCATCTTACCAAGGAATTTAAATATATTCTTTCAAATATATCATACTTATCACTTTTACTATCATTACCTCAATTTCAACTAACAGCTCCAGAAAGCATTTTATTATTCTCATCTAAATAAAAAGAAAATTGAATTTGTTCAATATATTTGAACAAATAAGTGTTTTTATCAACATCAATAGCATAAATATATCTTCTATCTGAATGAATATCACCAATTACTTTTAAATCATATAATTCATATTTTTCTTCTACAAAATATGGTTGTTTATTATCTTCATAACCCTTTTCAACAAAAAGGTCATGTTCTTTAGTACCGGTCTTAGCAACTATTTTTTTTATAATTCTATTTATTAATAATAGTATGGTATTGTGATCAGAAATACTTTCTGTATCCAATATTTTTTTTACTTCTTTTAAACCAATATTTTTTTCTATTTTACTTAATATTTTAGTTGATAACCCATGATTTCTATATTTTTGTAAACTATCAAAAAATCTAGGATTTATTTCATCAATATAGAATGGTAAAACAGTTCTAGTTTTAAGGCTGTTTATAAAATTTTTATTTTCTTTATCACTCATATAAACAACCTCCACAAAATTATTACCAATACTA
This genomic window contains:
- the tkt gene encoding transketolase, with amino-acid sequence MNEIKKETKKTNTKVVVEKKEPSRFSNLTIDTIRILGVEMIEKANSGHPGIVLGAAPIMYALYKDHLVVDPENPLFFNRDRFVLSAGHGSALLYATMHLAGYKNVSMDDLKNFRQINSKTAGHPENILIDGIETSTGPLGQGVAIAVGMAIAETKLNTYFKKYKLIDNYTYCLFGDGCLQEGISYEAFSLAGKYKLNKLIFLFDSNGIQLDGKVSDSTITDYKKYFESLGLAYIKVDNGNDYTAISAAIEAAKQSTEKPTVIEVKTHIGYGSCYQDSNKAHGSALNFDQINDLKNKLSYNNEPFEISKNAYTEFASLHKRGKKAYEAFVERLAKLSTDKNKYEEYRKIENKQLTFDKKWFNHLSFEKEATRNISGIIVNEVAKYNPLLTLISADISGSTKIWVNGLEPYSAENRLGVNLNAGVREFAMTAINSGITSYGLKAISSTFLSFADYARSAIRLAAISHNPIINVYSHDSITVGEDGPTHQPIEQLWGLRLIPHTTTFRPANLQELIAAFDFAFKQDEMPVNIITSRLAFNQIKSPLEKTSRGGYVFYGNKVNDISLVATGSELPVALETAEILEKEHNIRCNIISMPSFELFIKQTKVYKESVIGNKPLIAIEFGTTIPWYRIADFSVGINRYGMSGKSDDVIKKLKLTPDEIALKIKNYLDNNVNKKFF
- a CDS encoding NifU family protein gives rise to the protein MVNQKKSEIIDEIKDVIDSIRFYINQDGGDLDFVDFDDKTGEVTIKVFGNCVGCALIDMTYKDGVETILTSEISEVKSVKIIEDIQE
- a CDS encoding Abi family protein, translating into MIDKEKDLVKLIENGLNIVDQDKFLEYLNIYSAEYILNEYSEIFINEENNRFFSFVDSNQIINLINFDKNVGSILLKNILFFESKLKRTIIENWIKFYKLKDTKIYNFAEDELLNYLPNIKNCPDLKSEKFVYSLFEHAATSEFLIQYKRLANIPIEDLSLSWTFATTINFYRLLDDEIKNKILVSFGIPIVNINNFDKMLNVFLKIRNLISHNGHIYNFTTRLYRVEFNRIYTSIKRNDSSEDKYISLDKVISLLDYLLNWNNTYHEFNEQLKKVALNHHSKQYLIKIIYGLF
- a CDS encoding 1-deoxy-D-xylulose-5-phosphate synthase, with product MSKFIKYDEITKKSIDDLKTISKQIRTTLIELSKTDSIHLSSNLGIVEISIALLYCFNSPKDKIIYDTGHQCYVHKMLTDRWDKINTIRKSGGLSGFFEPLESEHDFVSLGHSGTCLSLASAIANNNLNNFTIAVIGDAVLNSGISFEALNDIGCKQTKIIIVINDNGMSISKNVGAINNMFNTDDKLVKSFFNALKINYVGPYNGNDLSSVIEALNKTKKLVKNGPVVLHLKTIKGLGLKEAENDLVGLYHSNQIEIEKHPTYGKVAANKLSKLLECDNKIKIINPAMTLSTGFLDLSLKFKDNYEDVGIAEEHAVTKASGYSLMGFKTFVVIYSTFLQRTYDQIIHDISRLDLPVTFLIDRADISYGDGNTHHGIYDVGFIKTIPKSIVANASNNIVLSRLIDLAYDNKKSPFFIRYTKDQCEHKENYSDFNFGDWIYEINKKSKTLIISYGHLINEIKNEIDLNKYDTDLVNAIFVTCFDRKKVVNMISKYKKIFVFEKVYYQNNLYDDIARMCFEEKINVQLISISIKNNNVGFGSKNIVDLKNNIDVRTFFKKYFN
- the hrcA gene encoding heat-inducible transcriptional repressor HrcA; this translates as MLTERQKLILKYIVQEYIATANPVGSKTIIEKYMPDISAATVRNEMAVLEHHNFLEKNHTSSGRVPSSEGYKLYEREFSTPAIDDNLKMRLKKVFSNRSNSIDTIIDESCRIIQEVTRLPLVTIDKSANLSLKRVDLVQINESNAIIMLILSNGDIIKNLIKIENASILKDISICVRIFNDRLVDCPLKELDTRLELIKTIIRDKVQSYEFVMQEVVERIFNSKSDKFKQESKITKNIIGSSSLLALPEFNDHKKLEEVLLLLENSTIWEQIALKQEQNGHTTSITFGDEFGHNDLLFASTDIVINNDNQTQLVMVSPTRVDYSRIKGLLEFIRDEFEKSWKK